One genomic segment of Amycolatopsis granulosa includes these proteins:
- a CDS encoding S8 family serine peptidase: MRALGRSLVAVACATLVITPARATAAEPERTCDDGAPTVPYLVVFDGDTPRAAARDQVRDACGELTGYYPQIGVGVADADAGFATRLGAGRAYSAQNERRAAQRPVRRAVEATVPAQVPTADRSAEQWNLTAVGGPGTGSPDVVVGVLDSGIDPDHPDLAAALDRDDSASCVGGTADPAEDAWRATTSGHGTHVAGIIAAADDGRGTTGVAPGTRVASVKVVDDRGIVTPEAVVCGLMWAAEHRMAVTNSSVAINTWGAFCTWSPGREVVREAIGRAAAYSAARGTLNVAAATNEATDLSRPAGACAALPATARDVLAVSAVGRDGTKTRYSSYGLGMVDLTAPGGDGDDCVLSTVPGGYGKLCGTSMAAPHVAGAAAVEAAARPGATSADLKQALEARARPVPCPAKSDLTGDGRPAAFCAGYTRYNSFYGHGLVQTGAG, from the coding sequence GTGCGCGCCCTCGGACGATCACTCGTCGCGGTGGCGTGCGCCACCCTGGTGATCACGCCGGCCCGCGCCACGGCGGCGGAACCGGAGCGAACGTGCGATGACGGCGCGCCGACCGTGCCCTACCTGGTGGTCTTCGACGGCGACACGCCGCGGGCGGCGGCCCGGGACCAGGTACGGGACGCGTGCGGGGAACTGACCGGGTACTACCCGCAGATCGGCGTGGGCGTCGCGGACGCCGACGCCGGCTTCGCGACTCGGCTGGGAGCGGGCCGCGCCTACAGCGCGCAGAACGAACGGCGTGCCGCGCAGCGGCCGGTGCGGCGCGCGGTGGAGGCGACCGTTCCGGCGCAGGTGCCCACGGCCGACCGGTCCGCCGAGCAGTGGAACCTCACCGCGGTGGGCGGGCCCGGCACGGGCAGCCCGGACGTCGTGGTCGGCGTGCTGGACTCCGGCATCGACCCCGACCACCCCGACCTGGCCGCGGCGCTGGACCGCGACGACTCGGCGAGCTGCGTCGGCGGCACCGCCGATCCCGCCGAGGACGCGTGGCGCGCCACCACCTCCGGGCACGGCACCCACGTGGCCGGCATCATCGCCGCGGCCGACGACGGCCGCGGCACTACCGGGGTCGCACCCGGGACGCGTGTGGCCTCGGTGAAGGTCGTCGACGACCGCGGGATCGTCACACCCGAGGCCGTGGTGTGCGGGCTGATGTGGGCGGCCGAACACCGGATGGCGGTCACCAACAGCAGCGTCGCGATCAACACGTGGGGCGCGTTCTGCACCTGGTCGCCCGGGCGCGAGGTGGTTCGCGAAGCCATCGGGCGGGCCGCGGCCTACTCGGCCGCGCGGGGGACCCTGAACGTGGCCGCCGCGACGAACGAAGCCACCGACCTGAGCCGGCCCGCCGGCGCGTGCGCGGCGCTGCCCGCAACCGCGCGGGACGTGCTGGCGGTGTCCGCGGTGGGGCGGGACGGGACGAAGACGCGCTACAGCTCGTACGGACTCGGCATGGTGGACCTGACCGCGCCGGGTGGCGACGGTGACGACTGCGTGCTCTCGACCGTGCCGGGCGGCTACGGGAAGCTGTGCGGCACGTCGATGGCGGCACCGCACGTGGCGGGAGCCGCGGCGGTGGAGGCCGCGGCCCGGCCGGGAGCGACATCCGCGGACCTGAAGCAGGCGCTGGAAGCGCGTGCGCGGCCGGTGCCGTGCCCGGCGAAGTCCGACCTCACCGGCGACGGACGGCCGGCGGCGTTCTGCGCCGGGTACACCCGGTACAACAGCTTCTACGGGCACGGGCTGGTGCAGACCGGGGCGGGCTGA
- the ndk gene encoding nucleoside-diphosphate kinase encodes MSERTLVLVKPDGVQRGLVGEVISRIERKGLKLAALELRTVERSVAEEHYAEHKDKPFFGDLLEFITSGPVVAIAVEGVRAIAAFRQLAGGTDPVEKATPGTLRGDYGLETQFNLVHGSDSPESAERELKLWFPDL; translated from the coding sequence GTGAGTGAACGCACGCTGGTCCTGGTCAAGCCCGACGGCGTACAGCGCGGCCTCGTCGGCGAGGTCATTTCGCGCATCGAACGCAAGGGGCTGAAGCTGGCCGCGCTCGAGCTGCGCACCGTCGAGCGTTCGGTTGCCGAGGAGCACTACGCCGAGCACAAGGACAAGCCGTTCTTCGGCGACCTGCTGGAGTTCATCACCTCCGGCCCGGTCGTGGCGATCGCGGTCGAGGGCGTGCGGGCGATCGCGGCCTTCCGGCAGCTCGCCGGCGGCACCGACCCGGTGGAGAAGGCCACCCCCGGCACCCTGCGCGGGGACTACGGCCTGGAGACGCAGTTCAACCTGGTGCACGGCTCGGACTCGCCCGAGTCGGCCGAGCGCGAGCTGAAGCTCTGGTTCCCCGACCTGTGA
- a CDS encoding alkaline phosphatase D family protein — translation MTEQTRRSALRTGLVGAGVLAAGALGSPAAGAALVRPDRPVLSHGIQSGDVTTNSALVWTRADRPSRMIVEVSRDPSFRHARTVRGPLLTPDTGGTGKLRIPALAPGTEVHYRVTAESLDGRAASEPLTGTFKTAPAGRSDVRLTWSGDVAGQGWGINPDIGGMTAYSAMLARRPDLFLHSGDTVYADGPLSEKVTLPDGRVWRNVVTPEKSKVAETLDEYRGQFAYNMLDANVRAFTAAVPSYVQWDDHEVTNNWYPGEILDLPQYTEKRVDVLAARAFQAFHEWQPIDPRRAVDGRVYRSFPYGSRLEVFVLDMRSYKDANTADQTEPGHILGEKQAQWLVDGLSRSRATWKIVQADLPIGLAVLDGSGIEGVANNRPGAPAGRESEIAWVLRELAKRKVRNVVWLTADVHYTAAHHYSPDRAAVGDFDPFWEFVSGPLHAGAFGPNTLDPTFGPEAVFVHAPPTANASPMVGFQHFGEINIDGRTGELRVDLRDGAGAALWSTTLEPQR, via the coding sequence ATGACCGAACAGACCCGCCGTTCCGCCCTCAGAACCGGCCTCGTCGGTGCCGGTGTCCTCGCCGCCGGTGCCCTCGGCAGCCCCGCCGCGGGCGCCGCCCTCGTCCGCCCGGACCGCCCGGTCCTCAGCCACGGCATCCAGTCCGGTGACGTGACCACGAACTCGGCGCTGGTGTGGACGCGCGCCGACCGGCCGTCCCGGATGATCGTGGAGGTCTCGCGCGACCCGTCGTTCCGGCACGCGCGCACCGTCCGGGGCCCGCTGCTCACCCCGGACACCGGCGGCACCGGCAAGCTGCGGATCCCCGCGCTCGCGCCGGGCACCGAGGTGCACTACCGGGTTACCGCCGAATCGCTCGACGGCCGCGCGGCCAGCGAGCCGTTGACCGGCACCTTCAAGACCGCCCCCGCCGGCCGCAGCGACGTGCGGCTCACCTGGTCCGGTGACGTCGCCGGGCAGGGCTGGGGCATCAACCCCGACATCGGCGGGATGACCGCCTACTCCGCGATGCTCGCCCGCCGCCCCGACTTGTTCCTGCACAGCGGGGACACCGTGTACGCCGACGGCCCGCTCAGCGAGAAGGTCACGCTGCCCGACGGCCGGGTGTGGCGCAACGTCGTCACCCCGGAGAAGAGCAAGGTCGCGGAGACCCTCGACGAGTACCGCGGGCAGTTCGCCTACAACATGCTGGACGCCAACGTCCGCGCCTTCACCGCCGCCGTGCCCAGCTACGTGCAATGGGACGACCACGAGGTGACCAACAACTGGTATCCCGGCGAAATCCTGGACCTGCCGCAGTACACCGAGAAGCGCGTCGACGTTCTCGCCGCCCGGGCGTTCCAGGCGTTCCACGAGTGGCAGCCGATCGACCCGCGGCGCGCGGTCGACGGCCGGGTGTACCGCAGCTTCCCCTACGGCTCGCGGCTCGAGGTGTTCGTCCTCGACATGCGCAGTTACAAGGACGCCAACACCGCCGACCAGACCGAGCCCGGGCACATCCTCGGCGAGAAGCAGGCGCAGTGGCTGGTGGACGGGCTCAGCCGCAGCCGCGCCACGTGGAAGATCGTGCAGGCCGACCTGCCGATCGGCCTCGCGGTGCTCGACGGCTCCGGCATCGAGGGCGTGGCGAACAACCGGCCCGGCGCCCCGGCCGGCCGGGAAAGCGAAATCGCGTGGGTGCTGCGGGAACTGGCGAAGCGGAAGGTGCGCAACGTGGTGTGGCTGACCGCGGACGTGCACTACACCGCGGCCCACCACTATTCGCCCGACCGGGCCGCGGTGGGCGATTTCGACCCGTTCTGGGAATTCGTTTCCGGCCCGCTGCACGCCGGGGCGTTCGGCCCGAACACACTCGACCCGACGTTCGGCCCGGAGGCGGTTTTCGTGCACGCCCCGCCCACGGCGAACGCGTCGCCGATGGTCGGTTTCCAGCATTTCGGCGAAATCAACATCGACGGGCGCACCGGTGAACTGCGGGTCGATCTCCGCGACGGCGCGGGTGCCGCGCTGTGGTCGACGACCCTGGAACCGCAGCGCTGA
- a CDS encoding DUF4260 family protein, translated as MNRIWWAVAAVFLLAFAVFEVVEHGGWTAGALLLGLAGPDLTFLAGIGAPAVERGVLPRRAVPFYNAAHHWAGPAVLLLVFTIVTSPAAFTLGLAWLAHIAVDRVFGFGMRTADGRPRTAA; from the coding sequence GTGAACCGTATCTGGTGGGCCGTGGCTGCCGTCTTCCTGCTCGCGTTCGCCGTGTTCGAGGTGGTCGAGCACGGCGGCTGGACCGCCGGCGCGCTGCTGCTCGGACTCGCGGGGCCGGACCTGACGTTCCTGGCCGGGATCGGCGCACCAGCCGTCGAACGCGGAGTCCTGCCGCGGCGGGCCGTGCCCTTCTACAACGCCGCCCACCACTGGGCGGGCCCCGCGGTCCTGCTCCTGGTCTTCACCATCGTCACCAGCCCGGCCGCGTTCACCCTCGGTCTCGCGTGGCTCGCGCACATCGCGGTGGACCGGGTCTTCGGCTTCGGCATGCGCACGGCCGACGGCCGTCCGCGGACGGCCGCGTGA
- a CDS encoding DUF4233 domain-containing protein, with the protein MSEEKTVRPPAKDPMKSFRGVMAGTLICEAITVGLALPVIANLGGGIGTLAGWGIIVIAVLHVLLCGVLKRRWAVPVILVLQVALVVYFVEQVAIGIIGLLFLAFWLWALWLRNDVARRMAEGRLPSQQQPSE; encoded by the coding sequence GTGAGCGAGGAGAAGACGGTGCGGCCGCCGGCGAAGGACCCGATGAAGTCCTTCCGCGGCGTGATGGCTGGCACGCTGATCTGCGAGGCGATCACGGTCGGCCTCGCGCTGCCGGTGATCGCCAACCTGGGTGGCGGGATCGGCACCCTCGCCGGCTGGGGGATCATCGTGATCGCGGTGTTGCACGTGCTGCTGTGCGGCGTCCTCAAGCGGCGCTGGGCGGTGCCGGTGATCCTGGTGCTGCAGGTCGCGCTGGTCGTGTACTTCGTCGAGCAGGTCGCGATCGGCATCATCGGCCTGCTGTTCCTGGCCTTCTGGCTGTGGGCGCTGTGGCTGCGCAACGACGTCGCCCGCCGCATGGCCGAGGGACGGCTGCCGAGCCAGCAGCAACCCAGCGAGTAG